Proteins from a single region of Candidatus Cloacimonadota bacterium:
- a CDS encoding threonine--tRNA ligase: DIKIKDAIGRAWQCTTIQFDFNLPERFDMQYIGADNQAHRPYMIHRAILGSVERFFATLLEYHGGNLPLWLAPIQMMLLPITDAQLDYAKSLQDRMLSLGLRCEIDSRSEKIGYKIREAELKKIPYMCIIGKKEADAGTLTLRRHTKGDLGSMSINEAINIIKAEL, translated from the coding sequence AGATATAAAGATTAAAGACGCCATTGGCAGAGCCTGGCAATGTACAACCATCCAGTTTGATTTTAATTTGCCAGAACGTTTTGATATGCAATACATTGGAGCAGATAATCAAGCACATCGCCCATATATGATTCACAGAGCAATATTGGGCTCGGTGGAACGCTTCTTTGCCACTCTTTTAGAGTATCACGGTGGTAATCTGCCTTTATGGCTTGCTCCAATCCAAATGATGTTATTACCAATAACAGATGCACAATTGGATTATGCTAAATCTTTACAAGATAGAATGCTAAGCTTGGGATTACGCTGTGAGATAGATAGTCGCAGCGAAAAGATTGGCTACAAAATCCGCGAAGCCGAACTTAAGAAGATTCCTTATATGTGTATTATTGGTAAGAAAGAAGCAGATGCAGGCACCCTTACTCTACGACGTCATACCAAAGGTGATTTGGGTTCGATGAGTATTAATGAGGCAATAAACATAATTAAAGCAGAATTATGA
- a CDS encoding KpsF/GutQ family sugar-phosphate isomerase produces the protein MSVFESIKEELLKEASAITSVAETLEPLQVEKAFLLLQKCRGKVVLTGIGKAGIIARKISATLASTGTSSIFLHAGEGIHGDLGMLAKEDLVMAVSNSGNTSEMLAIIPYIKFIGIPLISITGNSSSQLAKASDAVLCTKVDADLEPLGMVPTSSTTVALALGDALAIALLKDKNFSLNDFARFHPGGVIGKKLLLKVADLMHSRENLPHVHENTPMREAILEMTSKKLGCTIIEDDAGLMRGIITDGDLRRQLQIRGDELLTHRAAECMTANPKHALANELAVSALALMEKHSITALPVIDIQGKAIGILHMHDLIRAGVV, from the coding sequence ATGAGTGTGTTTGAAAGCATCAAAGAAGAGCTACTTAAAGAAGCTTCCGCTATCACTTCTGTTGCTGAGACATTAGAACCCTTACAAGTAGAGAAAGCTTTCCTTCTGTTGCAAAAATGCAGAGGGAAAGTAGTTCTCACCGGAATTGGAAAAGCCGGCATTATAGCGCGCAAGATCTCTGCAACTTTAGCCAGTACCGGCACCAGTTCAATTTTTCTTCACGCTGGCGAAGGCATTCACGGAGATTTGGGAATGCTTGCCAAAGAAGATTTGGTTATGGCGGTATCAAACAGCGGAAATACTTCCGAAATGTTGGCGATAATCCCCTATATCAAGTTTATCGGTATTCCCCTTATTAGCATTACAGGAAATAGCAGCTCCCAATTGGCTAAGGCTTCTGATGCAGTATTATGCACAAAGGTCGATGCAGATCTAGAACCATTAGGCATGGTTCCTACTTCCAGTACTACCGTTGCTTTAGCTTTAGGCGATGCTTTGGCTATTGCATTACTTAAAGACAAGAACTTCTCTCTTAATGATTTTGCCAGATTCCATCCGGGTGGAGTAATTGGGAAAAAGCTTCTCTTAAAGGTTGCGGATTTGATGCATTCTCGTGAAAATCTCCCTCACGTACACGAAAATACACCCATGCGAGAAGCAATATTGGAGATGACCAGCAAAAAACTTGGTTGTACCATTATAGAAGACGATGCTGGATTGATGAGAGGTATTATTACTGATGGAGATTTACGCCGGCAGCTTCAGATTCGAGGGGATGAGCTTCTAACGCATCGTGCGGCAGAATGTATGACTGCAAATCCGAAACATGCTTTAGCAAACGAACTGGCCGTTAGTGCATTGGCATTGATGGAGAAGCACAGTATTACAGCCCTTCCTGTAATAGATATACAAGGAAAAGCCATTGGAATCCTGCATATGCACGATCTTATCAGAGCAGGAGTTGTATAG